A stretch of DNA from Agrobacterium cucumeris:
GCTGGACAGTGCGCCAAGTGCCGGCGAATCGATCGGCTGGGCCGAGTCGAATGCGGTGATCTTCGCCAATACGGTGCTCGGTGCCCGCACCGCAAAGCACCCGGATTTTCTCGATCTCTGCATTGCGATGACGGGCAGGGCGCCGCTTTCGGGGGTGTATCTCGAAGAAAACCGCCGGCCGCAGCGCATCGTCGATGTGGCCCTGCCAGCTGGCATCGATGACGCCTTCTGGCCGCTCGTCGGTTATCTCGCCGGCAAGGCCGCGCCGGATTGCATTCCGCTGCTGCGTGGTCTTGGAGCTGCAAAACCGTCGCGGGATGATCTGAAAGCGCTTTGCGCCGCCTTCGGCACCACCTCCGCCTCGCCCATGCTGCATATCGAGGGCGTGACGCCGGAAGCGGGGCTTGCGCCGCTCGAAACCGCCGGGACAGTGACCATTTCGCTCGCCGATATGGCCGCCGGCTGGTCGCTTCTGAACGAGGGACCGGAAGAGGTGCAGCTTGTCGCCATCGGCAGTCCGCATGCCTCACTGGAGGAATGTCGGGCGCTGGCAGCCGTGTTTAATGGCCGCAAACGCCATGCGGATGTCGCCGTCATCGTCACCGCCGGTCAGCAGGTCATCGATGCGGCCGTGCAGGACGGCACGCTGCAGAGCCTGAAGGACAGCGGCGTGCAGGTGCTGCCGGATCTCTGCTGGTGTTCGATTTCCGAGCCGGTTTTTCCGACGAAGACCCGCGCACTGATGACCAATTCCGGCAAATACGCCCACTACGGCCCCGGTCTCAGCGGCCGCGCGGTGCGCTTCGGCAGCCTTGCCGATTGCGTTGACAGTGCGCTGACCGGCCGTGCCGTATCCCGCCTTCCTGTCTGGCTTTCGTGAGGAGAACTGAATGCGCAGTATCAAGACAGTTCATGTGATTTCCGCCCATGCGGAAGGTGAAGTGGGGGATGTGATCGTCGGCGGAGTAAAGCCGCCGCCGGGCGAAACGATCTGGGAACAGAGCCGCTTCATCGCCCGTGATGAGACGCTTCGCAACTTCGTGCTCAACGAGCCGCGCGGCGGCGTGTTCCGCCACGTCAATCTGCTGGTGCCGCCGAAACATCCTGACGCGGATGCCGCCTTCATCATCATGGAGCCGGAAGATACGCCGCCCATGTCCGGCTCCAATTCCATCTGCGTTTCCACAGTACTTCTGGATGGCGGCATCGTACCGATGCAGGAGCCGGAAACCCATATGCTGCTGGAAGCGCCCGGCGGACTGGTGAAGGTGCGCGCCGAATGCCGTAACGGCAAGGCCGAGCGCATTTTCGTGCAGAACCTGCCGAGCTTTGCTGCAAAGCTCGATGTCGAGCTTGAGGTTGAAGGTCTCGGCACGCTGAAGGTGGACACCGCCTATGGCGGCGACAGCTTCGTCATCGTGGATGCCGAAGCGATGGGTTTCAGCCTGAAGCCGGAAGAGGCGCATGAAATCGCCCGCCTTGGCGTGCGCATCACCAATGCCGCCAACAAGGCTTTAGGCTTCGATCATCCCGAAAACCCGGATTGGCGGCATTTTTCCTTCTGCCTCTTCGCCGGCAAGGTGGACCGCACGGCCGAAGGCCTGCGGGCAGGGGCCGCCGTCGCCATCCAGCCGGGCAAGGTGGATCGCTCCCCCACCGGCACGGCGCTTTCAGCCCGTATGGCCGTGCTGCATGCACGCGGCGAAATGAGGGAAGGCGAAACGCTGACGGCGGTGTCGCTGATCGGCTCGACCTTCACCGGCCGCATTCTCGGAACGACAACGGTTGGCGACCGCCCGGCCATCCTGCCGGAAATCTCCGGTCGCGGCTGGGTTACCGGTATCCACCAGCATATGCTTGATCCGTCCGATCCATGGCCGGAAGGGTATCGGCTGACGGATACCTGGGGTGCTCAGTAAGGGCGTCAAAGGTCACTCAGGTGGCATTTTGAGATATGCCGCGGCGGTGCGGCATTTTTCTTCTCCCCGCCGGGGAGAAGGTGGCCCGAAGGGTCGGATGAGGGGGCTACCTTGCCGGATTTCGTGGAGCTTGCCCCCTCATCCCGCTGCCGCGGACTTCTCCCCCTCGGGGAGAAGAAACAAGCGGCATCCGCTCGTCCCAATAGGGCTAGACGCTCAACCGCCTTGTCGTCTCCCGCACGATCAGCTCGAACCCGACATCCACCCGCGCGCCTTCGGGAACAGCGGCATCCTTTTCCGGCTCCAATATCGAAAGCAGCAATTCGCCGGCCCTGCGGCCGATCATCTGGGCGTCGACCCGGATCGTTGAAATCGCCGGGTAACATTGGCGGCTGATATCGAAATCGCCGAAACCGAGGATGGACACCTGATCGGGCACGGCAATGCCGCGGCGGTGACATTCCATCAGCGCGCCGACGGCGGAAATATCGGAGACGGCGAAAATGCCTTCGACATCGGGCGCCTTCGCGAGCAGGGAGCTGAGCGTCTTTGCCCCGTGATCGTAGGAGACCGGCGCGCTGCCTTCGCGGATGATGAGATCGTCGGAAATGCCGGCTTCGCGCAACGCTGCCGCAAACCCGACAAGGCGGCTTTCGCCGCGCCAGTCGTTCACGGCGCCGTCAGCCCGGGAGCCGAGTGCGCCAATACGCTTTAAACCAAGCGATATCAGATATTTGGCGGCGTTTCTTCCCACCTCGTAGTTGGAAAAGCCAACCGCATGGTCGATCGGGTGATCCGGAACGTCCCAGATTTCCACGATCGGAATGCCGGCGCGCATCAGAACTTCGCTCGCCATCTTGGTATGCACCGTGCCGGCGACGACGATGGCATCGGGGCGGCGCTCCATCATGGTGCGGATGACGCGCTCCTCTTCCTGCAAGTCATACATCGTATAACCGATCAGCAACTGGTAATCGGCCGCGCGCAGCGCCTTGGCCAGCCCCTGCGCGCTGTCGGCGAAGTTGGAGTTGGTGAGCGTCGGCAGGATGGCGGTGATGAAATTGGTGCGCCGGGAAGAAAGCGAACCGGCGATTCGATCCGGCACATAGCCAAGCTTCTCGATGGCCTTCATTACCTTCTGGCGTGTCTCTTCCGACACCAGGGCAGGATCGGCCAGCACCCGCGAAACGGTCATCTTGGAGACGCCCGCGAGTTTCGAGACGTCGCTCATGGTTGCTTTTTTTGACGTGACTAACGCTGCGGCCAAGGGCGTGCGCTCCACCAAAGCATGTCTCCCTAAATTCGAACCGTTTCAGGACAAGACATACACGAAGATATCAAGGGAAAGCACGCCGTATGATTGTGGATCAATACGGCGTGCACCGGATTTATGCGACGCGGCTATAGACCAGATGGTAAAAACGTCCGTCGCACATGCTCATCATCTCATCCGTCAGTACCCGGCCTTCCAGCCGGACCGGCGAGACCAGCGCTTCCTCCACGGCTTCCATCGAAGGATAGTCGATTTCCTGTACCATGATGATTGAGGCTGCGTCCGGGTCGGTGCGCTCGGTGCGCATCACCCGCACGGCCTGCGCATTCGGCATGCGTTTCCAGACCGGCAGGAGTTTTTCCTCGACGATGCGGAAAAACTCCTCCTCCCGGCCGGGGTGGATCCTGCCTTCGAAAATTGCCGAGCGTGTATACATGGTTTCCTCCCGAATGAATGTCCGATGCAACAGTTCTGTAGATCGGACTTGCAATGATACCGATAACATGCATTATTGATCCTGCCAAGAACGTGAAACGGTGTCGACAAGAGGAAAATCGATAACCAGTCGAAATTGTTGAATTTTAAGGAGAATTCACATGGTTTTGAGCTTTCGGGGTTTCTTGGGAGGAGTTTTTTGTCAATCGCGGTGAAATGTTATCGAGAACATTTTTCGCTTTGTGCAAGATAGCTGTTCCGCTTTGGGCAGCCACTTAAAAGGTTGGAGGAGAAACCATGAGCATTTCAAGATTTCTGAAGAACGTGACCGTTGCCGTCGGTGTTGCCGCAGCAACGCTCGCCGCCAGCACATCCGCCCATGCTGTCTCGCT
This window harbors:
- a CDS encoding LacI family DNA-binding transcriptional regulator; its protein translation is MSDVSKLAGVSKMTVSRVLADPALVSEETRQKVMKAIEKLGYVPDRIAGSLSSRRTNFITAILPTLTNSNFADSAQGLAKALRAADYQLLIGYTMYDLQEEERVIRTMMERRPDAIVVAGTVHTKMASEVLMRAGIPIVEIWDVPDHPIDHAVGFSNYEVGRNAAKYLISLGLKRIGALGSRADGAVNDWRGESRLVGFAAALREAGISDDLIIREGSAPVSYDHGAKTLSSLLAKAPDVEGIFAVSDISAVGALMECHRRGIAVPDQVSILGFGDFDISRQCYPAISTIRVDAQMIGRRAGELLLSILEPEKDAAVPEGARVDVGFELIVRETTRRLSV
- a CDS encoding trans-3-hydroxy-L-proline dehydratase: MRSIKTVHVISAHAEGEVGDVIVGGVKPPPGETIWEQSRFIARDETLRNFVLNEPRGGVFRHVNLLVPPKHPDADAAFIIMEPEDTPPMSGSNSICVSTVLLDGGIVPMQEPETHMLLEAPGGLVKVRAECRNGKAERIFVQNLPSFAAKLDVELEVEGLGTLKVDTAYGGDSFVIVDAEAMGFSLKPEEAHEIARLGVRITNAANKALGFDHPENPDWRHFSFCLFAGKVDRTAEGLRAGAAVAIQPGKVDRSPTGTALSARMAVLHARGEMREGETLTAVSLIGSTFTGRILGTTTVGDRPAILPEISGRGWVTGIHQHMLDPSDPWPEGYRLTDTWGAQ
- a CDS encoding aconitase X, with protein sequence MSSSVSTTAAPQARSILTGAAEGKVIATTEALSFWGGVDPATGKVIDVHHPLHGICLTGGVLFMPTSRGSCTGSGVLLDLILTGRAPSALVFCEAEDVLTLGALVTAEMFDRALPVVRLDADNFARFSHAAHVSINENAIEADGISLAIAPPATAHLDLKDEDGAMLEGRDGIAARQAMRIIVAMAAQQGASTLVDVTQGHIDGCIYASPANLTFAEKMADMGGRVRVPTTMNAISVDKAHWRAQGVPEDFGDPAARLADAYVRMGCRPTFTCSPYLLDSAPSAGESIGWAESNAVIFANTVLGARTAKHPDFLDLCIAMTGRAPLSGVYLEENRRPQRIVDVALPAGIDDAFWPLVGYLAGKAAPDCIPLLRGLGAAKPSRDDLKALCAAFGTTSASPMLHIEGVTPEAGLAPLETAGTVTISLADMAAGWSLLNEGPEEVQLVAIGSPHASLEECRALAAVFNGRKRHADVAVIVTAGQQVIDAAVQDGTLQSLKDSGVQVLPDLCWCSISEPVFPTKTRALMTNSGKYAHYGPGLSGRAVRFGSLADCVDSALTGRAVSRLPVWLS